A stretch of Solenopsis invicta isolate M01_SB chromosome 9, UNIL_Sinv_3.0, whole genome shotgun sequence DNA encodes these proteins:
- the LOC120356746 gene encoding LOW QUALITY PROTEIN: tubulin polyglutamylase TTLL4-like (The sequence of the model RefSeq protein was modified relative to this genomic sequence to represent the inferred CDS: deleted 2 bases in 1 codon) — translation MCLWPRRHNAGSCWHLKNTDWLFEMDVIVYNQHETNSIASSTDGAETQYDEESVPDLDIDGDLLSIDDDKRSKLPFRRSLFDNVPPYIVFQSFDSKASSVLPYEVTRHLKWHLTTITPMLVRRIVANSGYRLMKKCRYWCGTWGKHMKSISYKGLKESQKVNHFPGTFQIGRKDRLWRNLSRMMVKYGKREFGFVAHLPRTYVLPQDLRMFRQVWEKNGGKEKWIIKPPASARGTGIRVVHRWSQIPKKRAVVVQQYLSRPMLIRGAKFDLRLYVFVTSFNPLKVYIYPDGLVRFASVKYNDDINYLSDRFMHLTNYSINKTSATYTSNDCADSSTGHKWTLRTLWSYLEQENVNVAKIWESIKDIVIKTMIAGESSINTLTRTNTTSRYCCYELFGIDIILDENRRPWLLEVNISPSLQSPSPLDIAVKGPLIRNLFNIAGYQLPTCIPTEEAEKLTQRYQLDPVCQDYRLHRATLSYQERHKQSMYANLRNREDYLDEIIDDLTPDDVRHLITYEDELTQLGNFEKIFPTTTSHEYLQYFDVPRYYNMLFDAWETKYGDNREEGISRLQKLCKTKYHLEQATF, via the exons at GTGTTTGTGGCCGCGTCGTCATAATGCTGGCAGCTGCTGGCATTTGAAGAATACGGATTG GCTATTCGAGATGGACGTGATCGTATATAATCAGCACGAAACTAACAGCATTGCGAGCAGCACTGATGGCGCCGAGACTCAATACGATGAAGAGAGCGTGCCTGACCTTGATATCGACGGGGACCTGCTGTCGATCGACGATGACAAACGGAGCAAGCTGCCCTTCCGTAGAAGTTTATTCGACAATGTCCCGCCTTACATTGTCTTCCAGTCGTTCGACAGCAAGGCCAGTTCCGTGTTGCCGTACGAAGTGACGAGACATCTTAAGTGGCATCTCACTACGATAACGCCGATGTTAGTGCGTCGCATCGTCGCGAATTCCGGTTATCGATTGATGAAGAAGTGCCGGTATTGGTGCGGCACTTGGGGCAAGCACATGAAGTCCATCTCCTACAAGGGATTGAAGGAGTCGCAGAAGGTCAACCACTTTCCCGGCACTTTCCAGATCGGTCGTAAGGACAGGCTGTGGCGCAATCTTAGCCGAATGATGGTGAAGTACGGCAAGCGGGAATTCGGCTTCGTG GCGCACCTACCGCGCACCTACGTGCTACCTCAGGATCTGCGTATGTTCCGCCAGGTGTGGGAAAAGAACGGCGGCAaggagaaatggatcatcaagcCGCCGGCGTCGGCCCGCGGCACCGGGATCCGCGTCGTCCATCGCTGGTCCCAGATACCAAAGAAACGCgccgttgtcgtgcagcaataTCTGTCGCGGCCGATGCTGATACGCGGCGCAAAGTTCGACCTGCGGCTCTACGTGTTCGTCACCAGCTTCAATCCGCTCAAGGTTTACATATATCCGGACGGCCTTGTACGCTTCGCCTCCGTCAAGTACAACGACGACATCAACTACCTCAGCGATCGTTTCATGCATCTCACCAACTATAGTATCAACAAGACCAGCGCGACTTACACTAGCAACGACTGCGCGGACTCCAGCACCGGTCACAAGTGGACTCTGAGAACTCTGTGGTCCTATCTCGAGCAAGAAAACGTGAACGTTGCCAAGATATGGGAATCGATCAAGGACATTGTCATCAAGACGATGATAGCCGGCGAATCTTCTATCAATACCCTAACAAGAACCAATACAACTTCGAG GTACTGTTGCTATGAACTTTTCGGCATCGATATTATCCTGGACGAGAACCGAAGACCGTGGTTACTCGAAGTGAACATATCGCCGTCTCTGCAGTCTCCCTCGCCTCTCGACATCGCGGTCAAGGGGCCCCTCATTAGAAACCTCTTTAATATAGCCGGATACCAACTGCCCACGTGCATACCGACGGAGGAAGCGGAGAAACTAACCCAAAGATATCAGTTGGATCCGGTATGCCAAGATTACAGACTGCACCGAGCTACCCTTAGCTACCAGGAGCGACATAAGCAGTCTATGTACGCGAATCTGAGAAATCGGGAGGACTACCTTGATGAAATAATCGATGATCTTACGCCCGACGACGTGAGACACTTGATTACCTACGAGGACGAGTTAACACAATTGGGGAATTTCGAGAAGATCTTTCCTACCACTACTAGCCACGAATATCTGCAGTACTTCGACGTGCCGAGATATTACAATATGTTGTTCGACGCGTGGGAGACCAAATACGGTGACAATCGGGAGGAGGGAATCTCCCGATTGCAGAAGCTGTGTAAGACCAAGTATCATTTGGAACAGGCGACCTTTTAG
- the LOC105207398 gene encoding enhancer of split mbeta protein, with amino-acid sequence MSPHTGYTPVSGMEYEEPVSRTYQYRKVMKPMLERKRRARINRCLDELKDLMVTALQAEGENVAKLEKADILELTVRHLHTLRAARRLTLTPENSYADRFRDGFTQCAQEVSTFLSTPVAATVHPAAGAQLMRHLGGCLRRLESPAGAKHALPTAAVAAAKTTQAPTSQTNVPQNVYTPPQSPVSVASSSGESSESSNAVWRPW; translated from the coding sequence ATGTCACCGCACACGGGCTACACGCCGGTCAGCGGCATGGAGTACGAGGAGCCGGTGTCGCGCACCTATCAGTACCGCAAGGTGATGAAGCCGATGCTGGAGCGCAAGCGACGCGCCCGCATCAATCGCTGCCTGGACGAGCTGAAGGATCTGATGGTGACCGCGCTGCAGGCCGAGGGCGAGAACGTGGCGAAGCTGGAGAAGGCGGACATCCTCGAGCTGACGGTGCGTCATCTTCACACGCTACGCGCCGCCAGGAGACTCACGCTCACGCCGGAGAACAGTTACGCCGACCGATTCCGCGACGGCTTCACCCAGTGCGCCCAGGAGGTGTCGACCTTCCTCTCGACGCCGGTCGCCGCGACGGTGCATCCCGCCGCGGGTGCCCAGCTCATGCGACACCTCGGCGGCTGCCTTCGACGACTGGAGAGCCCAGCTGGTGCCAAGCACGCGTTGCCGACGGCAGCCGTCGCTGCGGCCAAGACGACCCAAGCGCCGACGAGCCAGACGAACGTGCCGCAGAACGTGTACACTCCACCGCAGAGCCCTGTCAGTGTCGCGAGCTCGTCCGGTGAATCCTCGGAGTCTTCCAACGCAGTCTGGAGACCCTGGTGA